A window of Epinephelus lanceolatus isolate andai-2023 chromosome 3, ASM4190304v1, whole genome shotgun sequence genomic DNA:
TATAAGTTTCATAGTATACATTCATTTTATTGGAATATGTTTACTTATAAAGCATACCTGGCACTAAGATAAGGCTGTTACTTATTAACCAAATAGGTCAGATGATACATAACACAGTGCTGACAGATACCAGAGGCCATGGTTAGGCCAAGTCAATTTTATAAGTTAATAATTAACATCCCAATAAGTTGTGCCAACTTTTACTGGCTTaatctgttgttttctttttcacattttaaattcaTGTTTACCCACATCCAGTGAATCTTCTCTTTCATAGCAATCTATACAATGCCCAAGAGCAATAACTGACAATAAATACAGTGCCCCCACCTTTCACCCAGTACGCTGTCGGTGGGTTGTCTGCAGAAAACGGAGGGGCAAAAGTCCCATTCAATCACATTTAGTCACAGGAAGacagtctgctgctgcctttaaaaacacacaagctgtgcacacacacagcagaaagATGGCAGTTTTACTTGGTGGTTACTCGACGCCCTTGCTTGGAATCAGCATCTTCATAGCAGCTCTGACTTACATCACCTACAAGCTGCTCAGCAGTTACCTGCACAAATGGTTTATGTTGAGGCCTGTCCCACAGGCAGAAGGGACGTATCCCTTTATTGGAAATGCACTGCAGTTCAAAACCAATGCAGGAGGTAAGAAAGCGATCAACACGCTGCTGCAAGAGGCCACATAGGCTGGAAAATTATTTTCTGATTGCCTACTTAATACTTCATTACTGTTTACAtagatttttttgcatttgtttcagatttctttCATCAGATTGAGGATTTTACGCGTGAGTTCCGAGATGCACCGCTGTTTACACTCTGGGTTGGACCTGTCCCATTTGTGGTTCTGTTTCATGCTGAAACTGTTGAGGTACACCGACTGAAAACACCACCAAGTATTCATACAGACGGTGCAACTTATGAAATGTAACATGCCTAATACTGAAAATATGCCGTTGATGCAAGTTCTCTCAGTAACATGAATAGGAGTAAGTATTATCATTTTGATTCATGATGATATGTGAAGCTGTTACAAAGTGTTTTCTACAGATATAAGCTATAACACCAAACTATAGAAGGGTTTTcatgcatttgaaacaacttaCTGTCACTGTGACTGCTAACTAAGTGTTGCTCCTCATCATTCCAGAGTTCTGCtttcctgtttgtttatttcctctaactctttctttatttcttgtCATTTTTAGACAATTGTGACCAATGCTGTTCACATGGAGAAAAGCATGTCATACAATTTCCTCCACCCTTGGCTTGGAACTGGCCTTCTTACTAGGTATTTACCTGTTGCTCTCATGTGCAATATTAAAAGTCTGTCAGTGATTCtcagaaaaagatgaaaacggCAAGAATAAGCATAAACTCAGGCAACTAGACTACATATAATAATGGACACAGCCACCGTGGCATCGTCCATGGGTGTGTGGACTACTGTTATGAGCCCTGGAGTTCagtattttggctgtcaccatcttagatttttggagtcagaagtgagCATATTTAGATGAGAGAGTGGAGCTGACTCAAGACTGTGCTGATGCCtcgcagacagtctgtcactcaatgCAGCTGCACccctaattatgcataactttaagcttttataaatttaaatgacattaaaatgaaaatgtcatgAAATTAGCTATGGAGCccaagctgttttttttctatttcttttgcTTACTTGGCTGTAAACACGTTTGtatctgctgtgaagttgggcattttaacatggaggtctatggggattgactgacTTCTGGTGtcggcctcaagtggccattcaatgaactgcagttttttaatCACTTCTGTGTCGGCCTTATTTTCTAGCCCTACTTAAATACAAAGTCAGTGCAAACTAGGGTGACCAGCTGCATAGCATTTCAATCCCTTGTCCCACATCCCACATACTGAAACGATGCCCCACAATTTCACTGGTTCCAGTTTTCAAAGGTCAAACCACTACAGGACAGATGCCCTTCAAAGATCTGGCTTTTATCCAGTGGCTGTGAAAAAGCAGGGAAGTGTGTTATCACAGAGTGGCTTTCGATGTCTTTGCTACGCTACCTAATGTGGTGAATTTTGACAAAGTCATAAACTATGCAGAGTTAGGCAGAATAAGTTTGAAACTACTACAAGGGAAAGGAAATGCAGCTACAACAAGAATGGGAAACTACGTATAACTGAATAACTAAGATGATAATCAgcgttttttgtttgtttgtttgttttttcaaaatttccacagatatttttaaattttacccTGGGCAAATGCCACATTTCAGACATAATATCAACATTTTAGACTACCTTTCAGCATTGGTAACATGTCCCACATTGCCCCACAAAACATACTCTTTGTCCCACATTTGGCTTGTTTGGATCTGGTTACCCTAATGCAAAGATACAAACAGACATGAATACATGTGTCCGCTGAGTTGAAATGTTTAAACTGAAATGAGGCTATGTCGCAAAAGCCGATCAGCATTGAGATTTTCCTGACGTTACATAGAATTAGAAATGGAGGACAAACTGTTGTCGCTGTCTCGTCTTATCGTCAGTGGTCACCTGAAACTCTGCTACTCAATGTCAGTACTGTAGACCAAacagaaagaacaaaaaagtTTACTTTACTATGAACCAAGTTAGCGCTAATTTTATCATTAGCTGCTTTCCCTGGTTAGTTAGCACAATTGTTAAGGCGCACTCCCATTGGGTGTTAAGGACAAATATTCACAGGTTGCGAAAGACTCCAAAACACACTCCAGCTGCTGTATTCGAGGAAGTACGCAAGGTGAAAATTCACTTCACGTTTGGTCTGACCACACCTTTACCCTCTAATCCTCTTCGATGTCTTATTCTTTTGATCAGCACTGGGAGTAAATGGCGTCAGCGGCGGAAGATGCTGACTCCCACCTTCCACTTCTCCATCCTGACAGACTTCTTGGAAGTGATGAACGAGCAGTCAGAGATACTGGTGGAGAAGCTGGAGAAGCAGGTGGGGAAGGGTCCGTTCGACTGCTTCAGTTATATAACGCTGTGTGCCCTGGACATCATCTGTGGTAAGTGTACGggaatgtgaatgtgtgcataTATGGATGAGCCTAACATACATAACAGATGCTGACTTATCTGTATACAATAAGAAAGGTGTCCAACAAATGATATCTTTTCAGAAACTGCAATGGGAAAGAAAATTTATGCCCAGAGTAATTCTGACTCAGAGTATGTGAAGTGCGTGTACAAGTGAGttcttctcattttcttttctatcACCCAAATAATAAGTGAACATTTATCTGATCAGTTATGACATGGTTTTGTCTTCTTCCTAACTTTGTCTTTAGAATGAGTGACATTATCAGCCACAGACAGAGGACACCTTGGTTTTGGCCTGACTTCGTGTACTACTTTTTTGGTACGGGCCGAGAACATGACAAGACACTCAAGATCCTGCACTCCTTTACATACAAAGTGAGTGACGAAGCCAGTGGTTCGAAAATCCATGGATGCTGAGCACAAAGCAGAATCCACACAAAAGAGATGAACACTCAGCGTTAAACTTGACCTCCGTTTTATCTCAGGTGATACATGAAAGGGCGGAGAACATTTCCAATACTGAATCAGACAGCGACTCTGATGCGGGCCCAAAGAAAAGACGAGCATTTCTGGACATGCTCTTGAAGACCACAGATGAAGACGGCAATGGGATGAGTCATCAGGACATTCAGGAGGAAGTGGACACCTTCATGTTTAGGGTTGGTGGTTAGAAATATAACTCACTTTTATTAATTTTTCTCCTTCTCACACTACCTGCATATTCACAATTCACATTTGTTAGGTGGTCAGAAACCCATCACAAAGTCGCTACTAACATTGTTTCATGTCTGCtcaatgtaaactgtaaacagGGAAACATTTGCTAACTACAACCCctattccaaaaaagttgggacactgtttaaaacataaataaaaacaaaatgcaatgatttgcaaatccctTTTGACCTATATTACGgtccaaagacaagatatttaatgttcaaactcatAAACTTTATTactcttttaaaaatatacGCTTATTCTCAATCTGATGCCTGCAAGACGGTCCAGAAAAGTTGGGACAGtggcatgtttaccactgtgtaacaccaccttttcttttaacaacactcagtaagCATTTGGAAACTAAGGACACAACTGTCTATGTTTTGAAAGTGAATTTTTTTGATATACATTAGTTGTTAAACAATCCAGGGCCTCCATTGCTGCACTTTGTGCTTCATAATGCCCCACACCTTTTCAATGTGAGATAGGTCTgcactgcaggcaggtcagtctgGTACCTCTTTTACTATACGAAGCAACGCTGTTGTACCACATGCAGGATAAGATGGAAAGTCTCTAAAAAAAGGCAtcatctggatggcagcatatgttgctccatcTTTTAGCATTAATACAGCTTTCACAAATAATCAATTTAGCTACGCCATGGGCTCTATCACACCctcataccatcacagatgctggcttttggATGACttccaaaaacattttgaaatgtggacttgTCAGACCACAGCaaacttttccactttgtgtcagtccatctcagatgtaCTTGGGCC
This region includes:
- the cyp4v2a gene encoding cytochrome P450 4V8 yields the protein MAVLLGGYSTPLLGISIFIAALTYITYKLLSSYLHKWFMLRPVPQAEGTYPFIGNALQFKTNAGDFFHQIEDFTREFRDAPLFTLWVGPVPFVVLFHAETVETIVTNAVHMEKSMSYNFLHPWLGTGLLTSTGSKWRQRRKMLTPTFHFSILTDFLEVMNEQSEILVEKLEKQVGKGPFDCFSYITLCALDIICETAMGKKIYAQSNSDSEYVKCVYKMSDIISHRQRTPWFWPDFVYYFFGTGREHDKTLKILHSFTYKVIHERAENISNTESDSDSDAGPKKRRAFLDMLLKTTDEDGNGMSHQDIQEEVDTFMFRGHDTTAASMNWAIHLLGSHPEVHRKVQQELQEVFGESDRPVNTDDLKKLKYLECVIKESLRLYPSVPFFARNIGEDCHINGFKVPKDATAVIITYALHRDTRYFPDPEEFRPERFLPENSVGRPPYAYLPFSAGLRNCIGQRFALMEEKVVLASILRKFNIEACQKREELRPVGELILRPEKGIWIKLEKRKPQTLSN